Proteins co-encoded in one Setaria viridis chromosome 9, Setaria_viridis_v4.0, whole genome shotgun sequence genomic window:
- the LOC117836856 gene encoding uncharacterized protein yields MTHPIQKLALEEPSRGIHPPSRFNANVHRSPLLAKLGSNKLLLQIDRSMGGHGGDHHHQEVGVLVDDDEDELEQQARACGGATSGVVEQGVGDGGGGQEAAAGMVFEASSSVGSVSATMAPSQILCWPPPPPAPPQQQLHHHHHHDVGGGGQAPFFPLLPPLPPQPPPPPPFFADFYARRALQFAYDHQHHSGGASTSSDPLGLGGLYMGHHGGSGMMMPPPFASSPFGDFGRMTAQEIMDAKALAASKSHSEAERRRRERINAHLARLRSLLPNTTKTDKASLLAEVIQHVKELKRQTSEITEEACPLPTESDELTVDASSDEDGRLVVRASLCCDDRADLLPDLIRALKALRLRALKAEITTLGGRVKNVLVITGDDSAATGCEGAAADDDQQEEAPMSPQHTVASIQEALRAVMERTASPSAAEEPGSAPSGAGAAGLKRQRTTSLSAILENRSI; encoded by the exons ATGACACACCCTATACAAAAGCTAGCCCTAGAGGAGCCCAGCAGAGGCATCCATCCTCCATCTCGCTTCAACGCCAACGTACACCGCAGCCCTTTGCTTGCTAAGCTAGGAAGCAATAAGCTGCTCCttcagatcgatcgatcgatgggtGGTCACGGCGGCGACCACCACCATCAGGAGGTCGGCGtgctcgtcgacgacgacgaggacgagctcGAGCAGCAGGCGAGGGCTTGCGGTGGCGCGACGAGCGGGGTGGTGGAGCAAGGAGTaggagacggaggcggcggtcAGGAAGCCGCTGCGGGCATGGTGTTCGAGGCGAGCAGTAGCGTGGGGAGCGTGAGCGCGACCATGGCGCCGTCCCAGATCCtctgctggccgccgccgccgcccgcgccgccacagcagcagctccaccaccaccaccaccacgatgtgggcggcggcggccaggccccGTTCttcccgctgctgccgccgctgcccccgcagccgcccccgccgcccccgttCTTCGCCGACTTCTACGCGCGGCGCGCGCTCCAGTTCGCGTACGATCACCAACACCACTCGGGCGGCGCGTCCACGTCGTCCGACCCGCTCGGCCTCGGCGGGCTCTACATGGGCCACCACGGCGGCTCCGGGATGATGATGCCGCCGCCCTTCGCGTCTTCCCCGTTCGGCGACTTCGGCCGGATGACCGCGCAGGAGATCATGGACGCCAAGGCGCTGGCTGCGTCCAAGAGCCACAGCgaggccgagcgccgccgccgcgagcgcaTCAACGCGCACCTCGCGCGCCTCCGCAGCCTCCTGCCCAACACAACCAAG ACGGACAAGGCGTCGCTGCTGGCGGAGGTGATCCAGCACGTCAAGGAGCTGAAGCGGCAGACGTCGGAGATCACGGAGGAGGCGTGCCCGCTCCCCACCGAGTCCGACGAGCTCACCGTCGACGCGTCCAGCGACGAGGACGGCCGCCTCGTCGTGCGCGCCTCGCTCTGCTGCGACGACCGCGCCGATCTCCTCCCGGACCTCATCCGCGCTCTCAAGGCGCTTCGCCTGCGCGCGCTCAAGGCCGAGATCACAACCCTCGGCGGCCGCGTCAAGAACGTGCTCGTCATCACCGGCGACGACAGCGCCGCCACTGGGtgcgagggggcggcggcggacgacgaccAGCAGGAGGAGGCGCCCATGTCGCCTCAGCACACGGTGGCGTCCATCCAGGAGGCCCTGCGCGCCGTCATGGAGCGcacggcgtcgccgtcggccgccgaGGAGCCGGGATCCGCACCGTCAGGGGCAGGCGCCGCTGGGCTCAAGCGGCAGCGCACGACGAGCCTCTCGGCGATCCTAGAGAACAGGTCCATCTAA